A portion of the Bacteroidia bacterium genome contains these proteins:
- the ppk1 gene encoding polyphosphate kinase 1 has product MKKAKKQEETFLINREISWLSFNERVLQEAENPRVPLIERIRFLGIYSNNRDEFFRVRVANLRRMMQVGKKAESITFGNPEQILERIQQMVLVQQRKSDVIYQQLVSELAKNEIFIINETNLNEQQRIQVKTYFQNQVRPVLVPIMLDTAPGSPYLRDKSIFLFVRMSRIEGDKKAMHALIEIPSKVLSRFVLLPCKENRKYIILLDDVIRFCLDEIFALFNYDKFEAYTIKLTRDAEMEVDVDMSKSIVETMSNSLKDRKKGIPVRFVYDSNMPREMVKYLTKRLQIPSSSALIPGGRYHNFKDLMDFPDVGSPEMKYTKLPTLSHPALLNQVSMFEALKKRDVLLSYPYQSFQHLVDVLREAAIDPKVTEIKITLYRVARNSNIVNSLINAIRNGKHVTVVVELQARFDEENNLYWAQLLQEEGAKVIFGVPGLKVHAKIFLITRIEGKKEVLYARIGTGNFNESTSKVYTDHSLFTCDSRLTNEVSKVFTFFENNYKSGHYEHLLVSPFYMREKLLALVDQEISNAKEGKVAGIWLKVNNLVDLEFIHKLYQASQAGVKVKLIIRGMCSIMCGVPGVSENIEGISIVDRFLEHSRLFIFSNNDQPRFYISSADLMNRNLDGRAEVACPIYDEEVKRELWDTFQISWNDNVKARILDPDLSNQFKERSAEEEEIRSQEKIYEYFYKLKISDQ; this is encoded by the coding sequence ATGAAAAAAGCAAAAAAGCAAGAGGAAACCTTTTTGATAAACCGGGAAATATCCTGGTTATCGTTTAATGAACGAGTATTACAAGAGGCTGAAAATCCTCGGGTGCCTTTAATTGAGCGAATTCGCTTTTTGGGAATTTATTCCAATAACCGGGATGAGTTTTTTAGGGTTAGGGTGGCCAATTTAAGGCGAATGATGCAGGTTGGAAAGAAGGCCGAGAGCATCACTTTTGGCAATCCGGAACAGATTTTAGAACGAATACAGCAAATGGTATTGGTGCAGCAGCGCAAGAGCGATGTTATTTACCAACAACTGGTTTCGGAGCTGGCCAAGAATGAAATCTTTATCATCAATGAAACCAATTTGAATGAGCAACAGCGTATTCAGGTAAAGACTTATTTTCAAAACCAAGTGCGTCCGGTATTGGTACCCATTATGTTGGATACTGCGCCCGGATCGCCGTATTTACGGGACAAATCGATTTTTTTGTTTGTGAGGATGAGTAGGATTGAAGGGGACAAAAAAGCGATGCATGCTTTAATTGAAATACCATCCAAAGTTTTGTCGAGGTTTGTTTTATTGCCTTGCAAAGAAAACAGGAAGTATATCATTTTGTTGGATGATGTAATCCGATTCTGCCTGGATGAAATATTTGCCTTGTTCAATTACGATAAGTTTGAGGCTTATACCATTAAACTGACCCGGGATGCAGAGATGGAGGTAGATGTAGATATGTCGAAAAGCATTGTGGAAACCATGTCGAACAGCCTGAAAGACCGTAAAAAAGGGATTCCGGTAAGGTTTGTTTACGACAGCAATATGCCCAGGGAAATGGTTAAATACCTGACCAAGCGCTTGCAAATACCATCCAGCAGTGCCCTGATTCCGGGTGGCAGGTACCATAATTTCAAAGATTTAATGGATTTTCCGGATGTTGGATCTCCGGAAATGAAATATACCAAATTACCCACCTTGTCGCATCCGGCATTACTAAACCAGGTGAGTATGTTTGAGGCCCTGAAAAAGCGGGATGTTTTGCTTTCATACCCGTATCAATCTTTTCAACATTTGGTAGATGTTTTGCGGGAAGCGGCCATTGACCCCAAAGTGACAGAAATTAAAATTACCTTGTACAGGGTGGCCAGGAACTCCAACATTGTGAATTCCTTAATAAACGCCATTCGAAACGGGAAACACGTTACCGTTGTAGTGGAATTACAAGCCCGGTTTGATGAGGAAAACAACCTATACTGGGCACAATTGCTGCAAGAAGAAGGTGCCAAGGTGATTTTTGGTGTTCCGGGACTAAAGGTTCATGCCAAAATTTTCCTCATAACCCGTATCGAAGGCAAGAAGGAAGTGCTGTATGCCCGAATTGGTACCGGGAATTTCAACGAAAGCACTTCCAAAGTTTATACCGACCACAGCCTGTTTACCTGCGATAGCCGATTAACCAATGAGGTTAGCAAAGTATTTACCTTTTTTGAAAACAACTACAAATCCGGGCATTACGAACACCTGTTGGTTTCGCCATTCTATATGCGCGAAAAGCTATTAGCCCTGGTGGATCAGGAAATTTCCAATGCCAAAGAAGGAAAAGTTGCCGGAATTTGGTTAAAAGTGAACAACCTGGTTGACCTTGAATTCATTCATAAACTTTACCAGGCCAGCCAGGCCGGTGTAAAGGTTAAACTAATCATTCGAGGCATGTGTTCCATTATGTGCGGAGTGCCCGGAGTAAGTGAAAACATTGAAGGAATAAGCATTGTAGATCGGTTTTTAGAACATAGTCGCTTGTTCATTTTTTCCAACAACGACCAACCCCGGTTTTACATTAGCAGTGCCGATTTAATGAACAGAAACCTCGATGGAAGAGCCGAGGTTGCTTGTCCTATTTACGACGAAGAAGTAAAACGAGAACTTTGGGATACCTTTCAGATTTCTTGGAACGACAATGTAAAAGCAAGAATTTTAGATCCCGACCTTTCCAATCAATTTAAAGAACGGTCTGCAGAGGAAGAAGAAATCCGCTCCCAGGAAAAAATTTACGAATACTTTTACAAACTAAAAATTTCAGACCAATAA